The following nucleotide sequence is from Portunus trituberculatus isolate SZX2019 chromosome 6, ASM1759143v1, whole genome shotgun sequence.
CATAGGAGGTGGTCACAGCCTCACCCTGACGCCTGGCCACCTTCACCACTAACAGTGTGCAGGTGTAGACAACAgaagctgcaccaccaccaccatggagcAGGTTGCCCACCacctggaggagaaggagcggaCCCGTGACATTGAGATTGATGAGAACGTGACCTTTACTGACTTGCTGCTGTCTGAGCCAGTACTGGCCGGCCTGCTTGCTGCAGGGTTCAAGCGGCCCAGCCCCATCCAACTGGCGGCCATCCCCCTGGGGCGCTGCGGCCTGGACCTGGTAGTGCAGGCCAAGAGCGGCACTGGCAAGACTTGTGTGCTGGCTGTGGTGGCCCTAGAAGCTGTGAGTGTTGCCTCGTCGGCcacccaggtggtggtggtggctcccACGCGTGAGGTGGCCATCCAGGTGGCACAGGTGGTGTCCACACTGTCCAGTGCCATGCCCGGTCTGTCTACAGTAGCTGTCATTGGTGGCACTAAGCTGGCTGATGATAAGGCCAAGCTGCAGCAGTGCCAAGTGGTGGTGGGTACCCCAGGCCGCCTGGCTCACCTGGTGTCCCTGGGCCACCTGCGCCTGCAATGTGTTAGGCTGTTGGTGTTGGATGAGGCCGACCGCCTGCTGGAGGGAAATTTCCTTGGTCCAGTGACTGATTTGGCCAATGCCCTGCCCCTCaacaaacaggtgtgtgtgtgtgtgtgtgtgtgtgtgtgtgtgtgtaataactgtgtatttacctagttgtatttacctagttgtagttttacagggcctgggctttatgcttgtgtggccccgtctccatatctacacttatccaatttttctttaaaactatgcacactcattgctgacaccacttcctcactcaaactgttccaagtctcaacacatctttgcaggaaactatatttttaacatctctcagacatcttcccttcctcagtttcttactatgcgatcttgtgcttctaatgtcatattcttctctcaggattagtttctcattatccacttgatccattccgttaatcaatttataaacttgtatcagatcccctctctctcttctctgttccagggttggtagatccatagcttttagtctctcctcatatgtcatccctttaaattctggaaccattcttgtagccattttttgtagtctctccaatttctttatgtgtttcttttatgggggtccacacaactcctgcatattccaatctgggtcttattttagtacttatcaatttcttcatcatttctttgtccatgtagtgaaatgctaatccaatattccttagcaaattatatgtctctctgaaaattctatcaatatggcttaccggttgattgttttcttccatcgtcactcccaagtcctttttccttttttagtttttttagttctactccatctcccatcttatagattcccactggtcgtctttcactttttcccatttccatgacatggcttttgtccacattgaattccatctcccattttttactccatttccagatcttgtttaagtcttcctgcacacagtgtgtgtgtgtgtgtgtgtttgtggagagagagagagagagagtgagcgagcAGATAAGTGACATGTGCTATGTTGCAGGTGCTGTGCTTGAGTGCCACCTTCTCAGATAGCACTGCAGCCCTGGCCGATGGGCTGATGCGCTCCCCGTCACATGTGCGGCTGGACCGAGACTCGCCAGCCCTTCTGGGGGTGAACCAGGTGGTGCGTCACTTGCAGCATATGGCGTCCCCACACATGCGTCAGGCAGCCAAGGAGGTGGAGCTGCTGAAGCTGCTGTCCCATGTCACCTTCAACCAGTGCCTGGTGTTCTCTGGCTCACAACTCCGTGCCGAGTCAGTGTGTCACCGGCTCAAGGCCGAGGGGTGGCCGGCAGTGTACTTAACGGGAGCCCAGTGCCAGACAGAACGCTTGGCTGCACTGGAGGCACTGCAAACCCACCGCTGTCGCATCCTGGTGGCCACGGACTTGGCGGCACGTGGCCTTGACTCGGCTCATGTCAACCTGGTGGTGAGCCTCGACCTGCCCCCTGAGCCAGCTACCTACTTGCACCGGGCAGGCCGTGCTGGCCGCTACGGTTCACGGGGCGCTGCAGTGATGCTGGTGTGTGGGCCAGAGGAGTGGTATGGGGCCAGGGCCATTGCCACACTGGCAAATGTCAGGCTGCTGCTGGCTGGCAAGCAATGGGTGAGCCATCTGGCCACGAAGaaagtggagggatggaggtggctagaaggagagaaagaggaatcagaagagggaaagacaggaaggatggaaaaacaggaggaggatggggtggAGAAATCACAggcaggaaggatggaggaggaggagaaagaagtaacTAGACTGAAGGAGGTGGATCACTTAGATGAGGAGGAAGCACGTGCCTGGCTGAAGACACACAAACCCCACAAGAAGGGGTCTACCCCTGCCACACTGCAGCAGGAGAATGGGGAGGTGCAGGTAAAGAGCAATAACAGATTTGTTACTGGGGATGAGAAGGCAGCAgttagtgaggcagagtgtgagACAGCTGCAGAAACCCAAAGAGATcatgaggtgaagaagaaagcgaggaggaaagaaagacaccacaatcagatgaaggaagaggaagacaaagaaaacagaggGAACATAAAGCGAGACAATACTTCCactcatataaacacacacaaaaaacacacaaagaaaaaggaaacaaacacagacactcaGAAGACACACAATACAGAGACAAATTTTAATACCAAAGCAACTGTCATGTCTTTAGTAAACAGGGCATGGCATAGACCCCCACCAGTCACCATGTCCTATACACACCTGCTCTCAGAATGCACTGCACAATACAACACATCCACTCCACCCTCAAACACCAAGGTAAAAGTCCCACCATGGCctgtgaaggtggaggtgactAAGGGTGAAGAATCTGCCTTAGAGAAGTACCTGGATGGGCAGCGAGAGGAGgcacaggagaggaagaaggcatgGAGTGGTGTGAGATTTGATGCCTTTGCTGTTCTTGATGCAATGACACAGAGGAGAGATGCAAGGGAGGTGCTGGAGGAGGCAATGCAACAGTCCACAAATGCCTTGCCTCACACACCTATTTCCCTGACACCAAGTGCAGGCAGCATTCAttcctcacccagcacttcccAACACTCCAGTCACTCCCTACCCAAGAACCAATCAAAACAAAGCTACAGTTCATCAAGTTCTGAAGACTCACCCTCGTCTAGTGACTCGGAGCTCCCTACCACTGAACGAAAGCTGGTTTTTTCACCCCCACACCCCAAGCATCACACTCAGCACCTCTCAGCAATGCACAGCCAAGCACCACAACCTCGGACAGAGCAGCCAGCACACAGCACCACAGGAACGTGTCCCAAGGagaggaaacatggaaagacaCGAAGACAAAGCCGGGAAAGCAAtagtgaggcagtgagtgaaCCAACACACTACCAAACCCACCAtgacaactacaactacagtgCCTACAACAATGACTATAACTACAACCAGTGGTACCCAGGTTATGATCAGAATCAACAGTACCACTACAACCAGCATGCAGACTATAATGCCTACAACTACTATAACCAAGGGTACTACAATTACAACCAAGGACACAGCTACCATGAAGCCACACAGCctcccatgcacacacacacggggtacACACAGGAAGTTGATGCGTGCGTGAGAAGTGCATGTAAGTTTGCGTCAATGATGGAGTATGTGAGAAACATGGGACGAGTGAGTCTGTACGTGTCTCAGGATTACCACAGCAGGAGGCAGCAACAGGGGAAGCAGGAAGGTGGTGAGGGAACAGCAAGGCACAGCAGAAGTTGCCACAGCACCAGAGAACAAGGCAGAGGAGAATGGCAGCATAAACAGAAATAACGGTATCACTGGATTATGAATGTGAGAATGGCTGTGATgctgaaaaggagaaggggaaagaagtcACAAAAcagcagtaatgataatagaaatacgGGAGAAAACTATGtaagcagtagtaacagcaccactctgaattaaaaacaaaacaatggctGTGATGCTAGTGAGgtgggaaagaaaaagtgacacaaacagcagtaacagcagaaaaagggaagagaatggagtAGCAACAAAGAAAAGCTGTGATCTTGagtaagagaaacagaaagagagcaGTGATAGACATAAGTAACACCACCACTCTGCATTGTGTACTAAGGAACCACTGTGATATGTAAAGTGAATGGGGAGGAGAGACCAATGACAGAGTGGTCTTACATTCCTAATTGACTAAAGGACAAAAaatgatagtgaaaataaaTTGTATGTTTTTGTTGACAGAAAAGGTACACCAAGTATTTCTGCATTTATAAATGATCGAAGAATGTCAGATCTGAGTAGGAAAATATATGTGAAGttaaatttgtgtttttttatataaactGCAGCTATAACTGAGCTTTGTGATGCATTGAAAAATTCCTTgcttatttaatattattaatattttttgtgttcatttgtttgTCTACAATAATTGTGTAtagttgttataataataatttcaattTGTCTTGAAAATGTTCAGTTCTTTGCATATTCTAATTCCTACAGATTTTGTAATAAAGCAGTGCTGTGAACATGTAGAATTGTTTGTTATGGGAGGGAAGTTAATTAGCAACATTCATTTAACCAGCAAAGTGGAAATAAGTGTGATGAACGCTGAGGTTTAGTCAGCAT
It contains:
- the LOC123516498 gene encoding probable ATP-dependent RNA helicase ddx20; its protein translation is MEQVAHHLEEKERTRDIEIDENVTFTDLLLSEPVLAGLLAAGFKRPSPIQLAAIPLGRCGLDLVVQAKSGTGKTCVLAVVALEAVSVASSATQVVVVAPTREVAIQVAQVVSTLSSAMPGLSTVAVIGGTKLADDKAKLQQCQVVVGTPGRLAHLVSLGHLRLQCVRLLVLDEADRLLEGNFLGPVTDLANALPLNKQVLCLSATFSDSTAALADGLMRSPSHVRLDRDSPALLGVNQVVRHLQHMASPHMRQAAKEVELLKLLSHVTFNQCLVFSGSQLRAESVCHRLKAEGWPAVYLTGAQCQTERLAALEALQTHRCRILVATDLAARGLDSAHVNLVVSLDLPPEPATYLHRAGRAGRYGSRGAAVMLVCGPEEWYGARAIATLANVRLLLAGKQWVSHLATKKVEGWRWLEGEKEESEEGKTGRMEKQEEDGVEKSQAGRMEEEEKEVTRLKEVDHLDEEEARAWLKTHKPHKKGSTPATLQQENGEVQVKSNNRFVTGDEKAAVSEAECETAAETQRDHEVKKKARRKERHHNQMKEEEDKENRGNIKRDNTSTHINTHKKHTKKKETNTDTQKTHNTETNFNTKATVMSLVNRAWHRPPPVTMSYTHLLSECTAQYNTSTPPSNTKVKVPPWPVKVEVTKGEESALEKYLDGQREEAQERKKAWSGVRFDAFAVLDAMTQRRDAREVLEEAMQQSTNALPHTPISLTPSAGSIHSSPSTSQHSSHSLPKNQSKQSYSSSSSEDSPSSSDSELPTTERKLVFSPPHPKHHTQHLSAMHSQAPQPRTEQPAHSTTGTCPKERKHGKTRRQSRESNSEAVSEPTHYQTHHDNYNYSAYNNDYNYNQWYPGYDQNQQYHYNQHADYNAYNYYNQGYYNYNQGHSYHEATQPPMHTHTGYTQEVDACVRSACKFASMMEYVRNMGRVSLYVSQDYHSRRQQQGKQEGGEGTARHSRSCHSTREQGRGEWQHKQK